In Nonomuraea muscovyensis, one genomic interval encodes:
- a CDS encoding alpha/beta hydrolase, protein MNERIKVAFESGGTTCAGYLYLPPAPDGRLPCVVLCHGFSGTMDRLFPHAEQFAAEGMAALVFDYRSFGESGGEPRQLADIGGQQEDLRAAIAFARRNEHVDARSVMLWGNSLGGAHVVSVAAGDPDIVAVVAQIPFNGFPKRVEGRSTWQTLRLLGAIGWDALRGKLGLRPYYIPMVGSPGELAVAATPEAEQHIQALTSGEATTLWRNSVAPRGLLSMMRYHPEQAAARLTIPLLVCVAAEDHETPIETTRALAERAPRGELRSYPGTHFSFYTDSATREHVLTDQIAFLRRCLQPQQG, encoded by the coding sequence ATGAACGAGCGGATCAAAGTCGCCTTCGAGTCCGGTGGCACCACCTGTGCGGGATACCTCTACCTGCCACCCGCACCCGACGGGCGACTGCCCTGCGTAGTGCTGTGCCATGGGTTCAGCGGGACGATGGACCGGCTGTTCCCGCACGCTGAACAGTTCGCCGCCGAAGGCATGGCGGCCCTCGTGTTCGACTATCGCAGCTTCGGGGAGAGCGGTGGCGAGCCGCGCCAGCTCGCCGACATCGGCGGTCAGCAGGAGGACCTGCGGGCCGCCATCGCATTCGCCCGCCGCAACGAGCACGTCGACGCCCGCAGCGTCATGCTGTGGGGCAACTCGCTCGGCGGTGCCCACGTCGTTTCCGTCGCCGCCGGCGACCCGGACATCGTCGCGGTGGTGGCGCAGATTCCGTTCAACGGGTTCCCCAAGCGCGTGGAGGGACGTTCGACGTGGCAGACGCTACGACTGCTGGGGGCCATCGGCTGGGACGCGCTGCGTGGCAAGCTCGGCCTGCGGCCGTACTACATACCCATGGTCGGTAGTCCAGGCGAGCTCGCGGTGGCGGCCACGCCCGAGGCCGAGCAGCACATCCAGGCACTCACCAGCGGAGAGGCGACCACCCTGTGGCGCAACAGCGTCGCCCCACGGGGGTTGCTGAGCATGATGCGCTACCACCCCGAACAGGCCGCCGCCCGACTGACCATACCGCTGCTGGTCTGTGTCGCGGCCGAAGACCACGAGACGCCCATCGAGACGACCCGGGCGCTGGCGGAGCGAGCCCCGCGCGGGGAGTTGCGCAGCTACCCGGGCACGCATTTCAGCTTCTACACCGACTCCGCCACCCGCGAACATGTCCTCACCGACCAGATCGCCTTCCTTCGCCGCTGCCTCCAGCCCCAGCAGGGCTGA
- a CDS encoding TetR family transcriptional regulator — protein MSATSQRILAASRALFAERGYRASSMQAIADQVGITKAALYYHFASKDEILRHLTLPLLDELESALAEAEAGGDPETVRWRAIEGYVDVYLRHRETLVMLIRDMTLLVQAPVADRFRAAIALANDLVCGPERSLEGRVRASQVVAGLGDPVVLFLDVPPEQLKRLILDGAQALLARSDPAQEGAANDPAPTSRPAGVTDSPRPRGRPRGRSGGRPTALTESEARQARELYAAGRPVAEIAERLGVSRATVYRCLKT, from the coding sequence ATGAGCGCGACCTCGCAGCGGATCCTGGCGGCCTCGCGCGCACTGTTCGCCGAACGCGGTTACCGGGCCTCGTCCATGCAGGCCATCGCGGATCAGGTCGGCATCACCAAGGCGGCGCTCTACTACCATTTCGCGTCCAAGGACGAGATCCTCCGCCATCTCACGCTGCCGCTGCTGGACGAGCTGGAGAGCGCGCTCGCCGAGGCCGAGGCGGGCGGCGATCCGGAAACGGTGCGCTGGCGTGCCATCGAGGGCTACGTCGACGTCTACCTGCGTCACCGGGAAACGCTGGTGATGCTCATCAGGGACATGACGCTGCTGGTCCAGGCGCCGGTGGCGGATCGGTTCCGCGCGGCGATCGCCCTGGCCAACGACCTGGTGTGCGGGCCGGAGCGCAGCCTGGAAGGGCGGGTGCGCGCCTCGCAGGTGGTGGCGGGGCTGGGCGACCCGGTCGTGCTCTTCCTGGACGTGCCCCCCGAACAGCTCAAACGCCTCATCCTCGACGGCGCTCAGGCCCTCCTGGCACGCTCCGACCCCGCGCAGGAGGGAGCGGCGAACGACCCGGCTCCCACCAGCCGGCCCGCCGGGGTGACCGACAGCCCACGCCCTCGCGGGCGCCCACGAGGGCGAAGCGGGGGGCGGCCCACCGCGTTGACCGAGTCGGAGGCGAGGCAGGCGCGCGAGCTGTACGCGGCCGGGCGTCCGGTGGCGGAGATAGCCGAACGTCTCGGAGTCTCACGAGCTACGGTCTATCGCTGTCTCAAAACCTAG
- a CDS encoding ATP-binding protein, producing the protein MLHGRQTEQSIIGELLEGRSGALVVRGEAGIGKSALLEYAAAKARAQVLRATGVESESDLPFAALHMLLRPVLDHVEALPPQQAEALRGALGLGGATRGDRFLVGLATLSLLVELSVAGPVVCLVDDAQWLDGESADALLFAVRRLHAEPVAVLFGARESDGTFPARGLRELRLGELDAEAAHRLLAEQAVDLPPAVRDQLVAEARGNPLALVELPRMLTAEQRRGDLVPLSFSLGTAVPVTDRVLTGFRDRIAALPAATRSCLLVAALDDRAELGVLARAVSLLGASLIDFAGAERAGLVRVGSGGVAFRHPLVRSAVLLACDIAARMAAHRALAETVDDDRRAWHLAAVTLQPDEEVAGKLECLALRARQRGGQAAVSAAYARAADLSADPAEAARRWTAAAQAAAEAGLWERARELVDRARRLAEEATPAVAVLAVLAQVRAKLEIEAGRPLEGVRLLHEGAEVVGDMTAKLSLLSLAGFYTWASATHPDQVALARRTEELCPDGDGLATVVRTFNHAFRLILEGDAVTTLTYPMPDLSDDIPFEVRFILAYQASVRADLDGMLDDAAWLVEGCRAEGRLGRMPQAMTIFSIAQLISGHHRSARATVAAGLALSSDVGQPQWSSYLMGVHAWLSAVAGAEEECTAMAEQAIREADHRRWMPGAYWAAYARLMLDLGAGRYEAVLERIEQAATGPTRHAFLWRYAWPDYVEAAARVGTPQRATEPLRRYAEWAEATGQARPLAILHRLHALVAPDTAAAGLYEQALALHAEGEQPFDEARTRLVYGEWLRRHKRRAEARTQLQAAMDAFDRLGAALWSARAAAELRATGLSLPDSGRAGDPLAVLTPQELQVVRLAVTGASNREIGAQLFLSPRTVASHLYKAFPKLGVSSRAELARLPGLT; encoded by the coding sequence ATGCTGCACGGGCGTCAGACGGAGCAGTCCATCATCGGCGAGTTGCTGGAAGGCCGGTCCGGCGCTCTGGTCGTGCGCGGTGAGGCGGGCATCGGCAAGTCGGCACTCCTGGAGTACGCCGCCGCGAAGGCGCGGGCACAGGTTCTGCGGGCGACCGGTGTCGAGTCCGAGTCCGATCTCCCGTTCGCCGCCTTGCACATGCTGCTCCGCCCGGTCCTCGACCATGTGGAGGCGCTGCCGCCGCAGCAGGCCGAGGCGTTACGCGGCGCGCTCGGCCTCGGCGGCGCCACTCGGGGGGACCGTTTCCTCGTCGGGCTGGCGACGCTCAGTCTCCTTGTGGAGCTGTCGGTGGCGGGCCCGGTGGTCTGCCTGGTCGATGACGCGCAGTGGCTCGACGGCGAGTCGGCTGATGCGCTGCTGTTCGCCGTCCGCCGCCTGCATGCCGAGCCCGTCGCCGTCCTGTTCGGCGCACGGGAGAGCGACGGGACCTTCCCCGCGAGGGGGCTGCGCGAGCTGCGGCTGGGCGAGCTGGATGCCGAGGCCGCCCACCGCCTGCTCGCCGAGCAGGCGGTGGATCTGCCGCCGGCCGTACGGGACCAGCTCGTCGCCGAGGCCCGGGGAAATCCGCTGGCGCTGGTCGAGCTGCCCCGCATGCTCACCGCCGAGCAGCGCAGGGGCGACCTCGTCCCGCTGTCCTTCTCCCTGGGTACGGCGGTGCCGGTGACCGACCGGGTGCTGACCGGCTTCCGTGACCGGATCGCGGCGCTGCCCGCGGCCACCCGCTCCTGCCTGCTGGTCGCGGCCCTCGACGACCGCGCCGAGCTGGGCGTGCTCGCACGGGCGGTCAGCCTGCTCGGCGCCTCGCTGATCGACTTCGCCGGGGCGGAGCGGGCCGGCCTGGTCAGGGTGGGGTCGGGGGGCGTCGCCTTCCGCCACCCCCTGGTGCGCAGCGCGGTGCTGCTGGCCTGCGACATCGCCGCCCGGATGGCGGCGCACCGGGCGCTGGCCGAGACGGTCGACGACGACCGGCGGGCCTGGCACCTGGCCGCTGTCACCCTGCAACCCGACGAGGAGGTGGCCGGAAAGCTGGAGTGCCTGGCACTGCGCGCACGACAGCGCGGCGGGCAGGCGGCGGTGTCGGCGGCCTACGCGCGCGCGGCCGACCTGTCCGCCGATCCCGCCGAGGCCGCACGCCGGTGGACGGCCGCAGCCCAGGCCGCGGCCGAGGCGGGCCTGTGGGAGCGCGCGCGTGAGCTGGTGGACCGGGCGCGGCGGCTGGCGGAGGAGGCGACGCCGGCCGTGGCCGTGCTGGCCGTGCTGGCCCAGGTGAGAGCGAAACTGGAGATCGAAGCGGGCCGGCCGCTGGAGGGTGTCCGGCTGCTGCACGAAGGCGCCGAGGTGGTCGGCGACATGACTGCCAAGTTGTCGCTGCTGAGCCTGGCGGGCTTCTACACCTGGGCCAGTGCAACGCACCCCGACCAGGTCGCGCTGGCCCGCCGTACCGAGGAACTGTGCCCGGATGGCGACGGGCTGGCCACTGTGGTGCGCACCTTCAACCACGCCTTCCGCCTGATCCTCGAGGGGGACGCCGTGACCACGCTCACCTACCCGATGCCGGATCTGTCTGATGACATACCGTTCGAGGTGCGCTTCATCCTCGCCTATCAGGCCAGCGTCCGCGCCGATCTCGACGGCATGCTGGACGACGCGGCCTGGCTCGTCGAGGGCTGCCGGGCCGAGGGACGACTTGGACGCATGCCCCAGGCCATGACGATCTTCTCCATCGCCCAGCTCATCAGCGGACACCACCGCTCCGCACGAGCCACCGTGGCCGCGGGCCTGGCCCTGTCCTCCGACGTCGGTCAGCCGCAGTGGAGCAGCTACCTGATGGGCGTGCACGCCTGGCTGTCCGCGGTCGCCGGCGCGGAAGAAGAATGCACGGCGATGGCCGAGCAGGCGATCCGCGAAGCCGACCACCGCAGGTGGATGCCGGGAGCCTATTGGGCGGCGTACGCGCGGCTGATGCTCGACCTCGGAGCGGGCCGCTACGAGGCGGTACTCGAGCGGATCGAGCAGGCGGCAACGGGGCCCACCCGCCATGCCTTCCTCTGGCGATACGCCTGGCCCGACTACGTCGAGGCCGCCGCGCGGGTGGGAACTCCCCAGCGCGCGACGGAACCGCTGCGCCGGTACGCGGAGTGGGCCGAGGCCACAGGGCAGGCCAGGCCACTTGCCATACTGCATCGACTCCACGCGCTGGTGGCCCCGGACACCGCGGCCGCGGGACTGTACGAGCAGGCGCTGGCCCTGCACGCCGAGGGCGAGCAGCCCTTTGACGAGGCACGCACCCGCCTGGTCTACGGGGAGTGGTTGCGCCGCCACAAGCGCCGCGCCGAGGCGCGCACCCAGCTCCAGGCCGCCATGGATGCCTTCGACCGGCTCGGCGCCGCCCTCTGGTCTGCCCGCGCGGCCGCCGAGCTGCGCGCCACCGGGCTCTCCCTGCCCGACAGTGGCCGTGCCGGAGATCCACTGGCCGTGCTGACCCCGCAGGAACTCCAGGTGGTACGGCTGGCCGTCACGGGCGCGTCCAACCGGGAGATCGGCGCGCAGCTGTTCCTCAGCCCTCGCACAGTCGCCTCCCATCTGTACAAGGCCTTCCCCAAGCTGGGCGTCTCCTCCCGTGCCGAGCTGGCCAGGCTCCCGGGACTGACCTGA